The Gallus gallus isolate bGalGal1 chromosome 31, bGalGal1.mat.broiler.GRCg7b, whole genome shotgun sequence DNA segment caccttgagtactgtgttcactgttgggcccctcgctacaagaaagacattgaggccccaGAGAATGTCCAGAGAAGaacaatgaagctgtgaggggtctgaaggACAAAtgttatggggagtggctgagggagctgtgattgtttagtctggagaaaaggaggctcaagggagaccttatcgcttTGCACAACTTCCtaaagggaggttgtggtgaggtgggggtcggctTCTTCTCCCATGTAAGTAGTGACAGGACAACATGTATTTCTGGAATAGACATgatgactttatttttaaactaactATATGtacaaaattaatattaattaattttaattaattaattaattaattaaaattaatatttttacgagggtggatagtgataggacaaggggaatggttttaaactgagacagggaaggtttaggttagatattaggaggaagtttttcactcagagggtggtgacacactggaacaggttgcccaagcaGGTtgtggatgtggctctgggcagcttagTCTGGTAGTTGGCAatcctgcacgtagcaggggggttgaaactcgatgatcgttgtggtccttttctacccaggccattctatgattctatggataTGCTTACAAATGTACTAATTGCCCAATTGTTTAATAATTATTAAGGCTGGCACAGTTTGTCTTTGGAGGCAGGTAAGCCTACAGTTGTTAATTAGCTGCTGCTGATTATAAAAGGACAGCCAGATCTTCTTCAAGTACAGATGTGGATTCTCCCTTGGACTGTAAGGGAAAAACAATTCTTTGTAATGTTTTGCAGCTTTCCTTGTAGCTTTTAGTTTACTTGAACTTGTGTCTCATCTCCGAGCAACAAAGGGGTTAATTCTGTTTATTACTCCCACTGTGACTGTGGTTGGTTAACATTCCTCTTTGAAGTGTCTAAACATTTCTTAATcccattttctcctgtttactttgaaaacaaaacttctcTGTCAGAGAAGTTCTGACATTTCTGGCACgcattatatattttatttactttttgatCTACTTAATCGGTGCATTGTGTTACACAAAGTTGTCaaactactttttattttttttttcccaaggaaaaaCTGACTCCATTCATTCAATTtagaaaatattcttattttaacATATGACCACGTGGCTGCCTTGTTACAAGAAGTATTGCTTGGGTTCTGCTTGCTTCTGATTAATGGCATTAAACAGCCCTGTCCTGGCATCTACCAAGGCCATATAGTGCTGCACTGGGGGAAGGactttccctcttcctctccctttaATGCCGTTCCAAAGGTTTCTCATttgacagaagagaaaggagttCAGCTCATGGGAATTGGGAGGCTCGAGTGCTAGTGGgcttttcagagcagctgtgggaaaTATAAATGGTAAGAaatgcaggcactgcaggaggaagacattaatgtttttttatatatttgaagGAAAATGGAGAGTTCCATGGGAAAACATACAGGCACAGAAGAGGAGTGCGGTTCTTGCATTGGATTTGGGACAGAGGACACACAGGACTAGCTTTGCTCACTGATTTGCAGGAAAGGGGTGGCTGCTGGACTTTGGATCTCGTTAATCATTGCTCCAGAATGGTGCAAGAAGGAAACCATTTTCCTCCCCTTTTGATTCTCTCTCCAGCTTCTggaagcagagcaaagctgtaTTTTGTGTAGAAAACAGGGAGTTTGGGGTTTCCATCTGCCTCCTGTCTCCCCGGTTGTCCAGGCTCTTGCTAAGATAGCTGCTATGCACCCATCCCAGCTGTGAGGGCAGGTAAACACATGGGGCAGcaaaggagggggaggagaggtTGACCCCTTAGCAGATATTTCGCCTTAGGGCTTGTTAAATGCCTTATGAACCAGTAGTCCTTCATCTGGATCCCCATAAGGAAGGACTGGAGAGTATCTGAATGTGTTATCGTGTAACACAGAGCACTTCTGATGTTTGGGAGATGGAATTGATCCTCTTTGGGACTTGTTATGCAGGAAGAAATTTCCTATCTTGAGTTCAGTGCCCTATCCCTCTCTGTCCCCGTTCTaggtctgcagagctgcagcacccaATTCCCATCCAAGCACAATGCCGGTGCACTACGTGACATACAAAGGCATTAAATTCCCTCCTGCCTACAACTCCGTGCACAGCTTGAGTTTTGCCCACAACGAGTTCCTGGTGCGGGACGATGACGTCTTCAACATCACCTACCCTAAATCTGGTACCACAGGGATGTCTAAGGGAGGACAGAGAGGCTGGGAGTTGTTCTGGATGGGTTTTGTGGGGAGATCTAGGGCAGAAGGTTTTTGGGGTTTGGGGAGCAGTGCAACTGTTGTTCAGAAGGTGAATCTTCTCTTGTGATGGGAAGAGGAATTTTTTGGGTGATcgatatatatacatacatatttatagCACAGTGGTTGTGCATGGGCAAGGAGGCAGTTTCTTCTGGGGGAACAGACTTGATGGTGACATTGCTGCTGAGGTCCACGCATCCTGAAGCCCCGGGCAAATCCCTTGCTTTATATTTCTGTTGTACCTGGTAGGCACCGTGTGGATGACTGAGATCCTGAGCCTCATTCGCAGCCACGGCCACCCCAGCTGGAACCAAACTGTCCTCAATTCTGACCGCATGCCTTGGTTCTCAACCCGCCTGGGTCTGGAGGCAGCCCTCAGCTACCCCTCACCTCGCTTGCTGACCTgccacctccccaggcacatcttccccaagtccttctcccaTTCCACTGCCAAGGTGGGATCATAGAATCCAACATATATCCAATGTATCTCCTGTATATGCCTTTGTGGGGTGGGTATTCATGCAGTGCCTGAAGGGGAGCCTGGGAGGACAGTTGCCCATCATGTGGGAAACGTTCATGTAGAACAATGGGCCCTTGGGTGAGGACCCTTGTAGGGCATCCTACACATGCTCTGAAAGGAAATGTGCAAGCCCCAATCTCACATCTGCAACTTTGGATATTCTGGGGAATCTCCAGTGGCTCTAGGGAGCCTATGTGTTCCTCAACCCTGGCCCGAGGTCTACATTATTGAATCTTGAACAAAATTGATCCTCCTTTGACAGACCCTTCCATTCGCAGATCTACCCCAGTGCCACTGTCTGCAATTTTTTCCCCTACTCTGAGCGTCTGACTCCTGTATGCACTCTCCCCCAGGTCATCTACACCCTACGGGATCCTCGAGATGTTGTTGTCTCCTACTTCTACTTCTGCAAGATGTGCAACAGCTATGAGGACCCCGTGTCCTTTGAGCAGTTCTTGAGGGACTTTCTCAGTGGAGAGTGTGAGTGTGGTTTGTGCATGCTCAGGGCCCGCTGGGGGTTCCCCGTCACCTCTATCTCTAGAATCTTTTCCAAGGGTCCACTGATGATGCCTGTGAAACCAAACTTCCTCTATGAGAGAGCTGAAGTGCTCAGCAAAGCACAAAAAAGCCTGCcaattcaatttttaatttgcCTGCCTTCtacagatttcattttcctcttggaaGTCTTGGTCAGCAGACCCCTTAAGGCCATGACCCAGGACCCTGGCATCCTTCCATCCCCAACCCCTTCCCACTGTGGTCTGTGTCTGCTCATACTCCTGTGTTTGCAGGATGAGGAAGCAGCACTGTCTCAACAACATCTGGTTGAGCAAGGAAACATCAGCAAAAAAGTGGCTGGAGAAGACCCCACCGCTCATGTGCAATAGCTGAACCTCCCAGTCCCACTTGATTTCTGGATGCTGTTGCTCAATCTTGCTTCATGTCTACCTTCTCCCTGCCTAATGTGGACCCTCCTCTACCCTGCACTCATCATGCTCTGTCATGATCACCGCATGGACTTGCTGCCTTTTGTCTCCCATCAGTGCCCCATGGCTCCTGGTTTGAACATGTCCGAGGCTGGATGCAGATGAAGGACAGGGagaatttcttcttcatcaCCTATGAAGAGCTGAAACAGGTAATGATCTTGGCAGACCCACCTGCTCCAAATGCGCTGATGTGTCACCCTAGCTGGTAACAGGCTTATTCTGTGACCCTAAGGACCTGCAAGGCAGCGTGAGACGCCTCTGCCATTTCCTGGGACAGAATTTGGATGATGATGCTATCTCCTCAGTAGTCCAAAATGCCTCTTTCATGGCCATGAGGCAGAACCCTATGTGCAGCTCCATCTTGCTTCCCGCAGACATCATGGACCAGACCAAAGGCCAGTTCCTGAGGAAAGGTGTGTACAGGGGGCCACATCAAAGTGCTGGGTTTTGGGGAACCCACGGGGAGCCTCAGGATGTGCACCTAGGTTAAAGGAACTGGGTTAATGGGGATGGCTACTCATTTTGTACAGCTCTTCAGGGTGGTAACTGCATCCAAAAACTGTATAGGAAGGAGAGTTGTACAGTGGGAtgtgctctgaaagaaaaatattccttcctCAGGCATCTGTGGGGACTGGAAGAACCATTTCACAGTGGCACAGACTGAGACCTTCAATAGAATCTACCTGGAAAAGATGCGGGGTTTGAATGTGGCCTTTCCTTGGGACAGAGATCAGGATCCAGACCTAACTGAGCAATAAATATAAGCCGTCTATTGGCGTCTGGGGTAACTGGTTGCTGTTGGACACAGGGAGTTGGATCCAGGGGTACAAATGGCTGCAACATGAAGCAGATCAACTTGTTTGGTAGCTACAACCAGCTGACATGTTTCCCTGGGGTGACAGAAGAGCCGCAGAGAAAATGGGGAGGGAGACGAATGCTGAGGTGTCCTTTCTATTTGCAGTTCCCATTTTGCAGTTATTTAATcatattaaataatttctgccagtaaataacattttcaccgttgggttttgtttttttcttccctttcaacAGAGCTATACATGAGTGCTCTGAATCCTTGGAGTTATTCCAGCTATGACATACACTGTCATGTCTGGGTGTTGCACAGAATTGAATTCACAGGAAAGAATGTCTGTACAAGACAGTGCTGCCATTGCACCTCTGTCAGTCTATCCTCATAGAGACTTAACTAAGTGATGAGTTCAAATAAAGCAAAGCCAACTGTGTGCTGTATCATGGGGATTTAAGAGCTCTACCTCATTAGTGAATGGGAAAAAtgtgctgcagaacaggaaCTACCTAAGGATCATGGACAAGTGCATCACAGATAGTCAGACTTGTATAGACTTTTTGTCTATGTCACACTCTGCAGAAGGACTTAGGAAAATCAAAGCAGGGGAAGACATTTTGTGGATTTTGGCTCAGACACGGTTCTGTGATTTGTCTATCTTTAAGCCTTCACAGTGCCTACAGGGAAATCCAGCTCTTCGCAAGTGCCAAAATACAACTTGCAAAATACCCACAGCTTTATTTCCTGGATGTCCAGCCAGAGTGGCTTGGGCATGACTCCAGACTTGGCCAGACACCACCTGATCTATCCAGCCATAGAAAGTTATCCTGTGGATAGTGAGCACTGCCTTCCATATTGGTAGGACTGGCATGTCCATGTTGTACAATGTCGTAGCTAGAAAATGACCCGAATTAAGGAAAGACTACTTACCCTGTTGGCAGCGCAGACTGACTTGCATTTATGGTGCACCCATTCGTGCCCATCACATTCTGCTTAATGATCATTAGTGTGGGAGCTTAGAAATAGTGAGAAAGCACATGTGGCCCAGCATTAGAAGGTGCCTACAAAACCATGGCCAAAATTGTTTCCTCTTACATAAACTACAGTCAAATGACCTAGTTCATGTGCTGATTGCCTTATTTGTATGTTTGCATTCGAGCTATGTGTGATAGATTCTACACCAAGCATGATATTACTCTCCCACCACCCTGCTAATACTGTTCGTTTGGGTTAGTGCCTTAGTTGGGCTTTGTACAAACTGATTATTAAGCAGCCTGTGGAGCAACAGGCCATATTCATATCCCAATGAAGATTTCTTAAGCACTGTACGGTGTCTCTTACATCACTCAGTGTACATATGACACCCACTTTGGCTTTGGAGATACCAAAACATTAGGTAGAGGCCAGGTGTGATGTGCTATGGTGCATACAAAGGTCTTCAATACAAGACCACTAAAATGCTTTGCTGgcttcaggaaagaaacaaagttttaaGCCTCTCAAACCCCTTTTCCAGCAAGAGAAGAGCCTAACGAAAATGCAGCAAATACAGGAGTTCCAGAAAAAGAGTTTGCCTCATGATTGTTCTTTCTCCTGTTAACTCACTTCTAAATGCAGAGCCCTCATGAACACATAGAAACTAAAATCTGTGGTCAGGGGAAGTGTTACATGCTTTTATGGCCTGCAGAGGGAGAATGCAAGCAGAGCATGACTCACTTGTGTTGGCTTATATCCCCTCGGATACATGGAGACCATTGTTGGTATATTCCAGTTCTACCCCGGTTCTGATggtgaaaggaaaaatgtctgattttttttcagtaagaatgCCAACAATACTAAATCTGGATCCTCAGAACACAGTGATGATGTCATTAGAAGACAGCATGGATACTAATTATCTTTGGAGAAACTGATCACCTTGTTAAAGAAACAAGAGGTCTTTGTTGTCCCACATTTATAACAGACTGCTAGTGATGATGATAAAGCAGCCAAAGTCACTGCTTTCCCTGGTGTGAATGCACTGGAGAAATGAATGGCTGCAGTGAAGTCAAGacattttgcttattttcatggTTTCCTGGGGAGATGCATCAGAGCTGGGGTCTGATCCACCATCCAGCACATGGTCTTCTGTGGGATGCAGCATGGAGATCATGAGAGACAGTGGTCACACCTGTAATGTCCCATTGTCACTTGGACCCAACATACTGTCAGGcatataataaaatagaatagTTCACTTGGAAGGGACCGAAAAAGATGATTGAGCCCAACAGCCCAATCTCATCACAAGTAACTGAACACTGAAACATACTATTATGAGCATTATCCAATGCTTCTCGTCATAGTTTTGACTGGGAGATATTTATATCTACTATATGTACTATTTTTCCATAGATTCTTGCATGGAgctctgttttgtatttttgatgaaaatagaCCTGATTGCACACTGGTGCTTTAGTAGCTGCTGAGCTTATCCTTTCAGCCACCAGTCTGGTATTCTTATCATACAAGGAGATCAAGTGAGTAAGCTAGGAATTTCCCTTCATGAATCCATGCTGGCTACAACAGGCAAAAGCAACCTTCGtcaacagcagccagcacagtcTTCTCCATTACTTTCCCAAGAATTGAGGTTACGTAGTCAGGTCTTTAGTTTCCTGAGGTTAAGCGGACAGATCTGGAGTTTCCCTGATCTTCCCTCATGCCACATTCCCACTTGGCCTTCAGTGCATTCTTGAGATGAATCCATTTAAGAATATCTGCTGACTCCTTTGGAACTCTGGAGTGAATTGCACCAAGCTCCATGGGCTTATGAACATAACAACAGGATCCTTACAATTTCAGTggccacaaaaagaaaataactgctCCCTTAATCGTGGTCCTGGAACTCAGAGACCATCGTTTGTATTTAATACCCAAGATCCCATTTATACTacagatagagaaaaaaaaccaaaaagtaacaaacaaacaaaaaaaccaaaccactaTCTTTCAGAACAACAAAATCGGGTATACAGGTAACAACATTCTGTTGCACAAACACATTTACAAGATGGCAAGAAATAGGGAAAGAGTTTATCAGCAAAGCAGACAGGACAGGAAGATAGTGAAAGTGTGTGCAAACTGTGCTGAAGTGCTGACTTATTTCCACTTCCATTTCTGCGAAAATTCCTCTTATTATGACACAGctaaaataatgaaagagaTGTGAGAGAGGTTGAAATACAGAATGCACACTTAGGAAGGATAGGTATTTTGATCTGAATATCAAATCAATTTAAATTTGAGCAGAAAGCCAGTGCTTCTGTTTGTAGTCACCCGAAAGGTACATGCTATGAGTCATCAGCAAACATCAGATTGTTGAATTTAACTATCAGGCAAACAATCAACTCTACAAATACAAAGCAGGAATTACTGGCCAAGCTCTCATAGGCAGACAGAAGCTAAGGATCAGCATCAAAGTACAACTGAATCAATAACATACAGGtattgtgggggaaaaaaaaaaaaaaaaagccttcaccTGAATTGTCTCTAACAGGAAATCTCATTTATGTGTAAAATGTGTGGCCCTCATCCTCTCAGCAGCTCTAAGATCTCTCCTGCGTATCACTGACTGGGTGTAGGCATCAGCCTTCAAGGAAGGTGTTGGCCAGCTGTTGGCCAGCTGTTGGCATGCTTGAGGCTGACCATTATGGAGACAGCGACAGCTATCAGAACATAGGAAACAAGGTACAGATGGAGAGGTTAAAGTCTAATGGAAGGACAAACCGTAAAGCTAAGCAAAGAGATGTGAGCAGTCTTCAAATGCtgaggcagagctcagccactCTGAGCTGGTTGTGATGGCACACAGACTTGCTATGAAATGTAATACGAATGTGAATGATGTGTTACAAATAGTCCCTGGGTTGCACACTGTAAGCAGAGGAGTACACCAGAGATGCACTAATTCTTCACCTATTCCATCTAATGCACATGCCGGGTGAAAGATCTGCaacagtgttttcttcctgaacAGACATCTCCAGTACAGGTGTCTCAGTCTACAAAACGACGTCAGCCAGCTCTGAGGAGTGATTGATGATGCCTGCTGAGCATGCAAGGTatctaaatttattttccaggtACAAAAGTTGGCACGAGGAAGATCCCACACATGATAGATAAAGagagcatgaccagcaggttgagagaagtgatcctccccctctaccgAACCCTTGGGAGGTCCCATCCAGAATGGTGTGTCtggttctgggctcctcagttcaaggcAAACTGGGAACTACTGCAGAGGAGTCCAGCAAAAGGCCAATGATCGTGGCCTGGGGCATCTCCCCTAGGAGAAAATGCTTAGAgccctgggactgttcagcctggagaagagaagaccgAGAGGGAATCTTATCAACATTAATTAATATCCAAcgggagtcaagtggatggggccagacTTTTTTGGTCATACCCAAGACAAGACAAGGGGTAATGGGTACAGACTGGATCCCAGGAACTTCCATCTGAACACGAGGAAAagtttctttactttgaggTCATGGTGCACTAGAACAAGTTTCCCAGAGATGTTGTTGGGCCTCCTTCTCTGGGGATATTCAAAACTCACCTCAacactttcatagaatcacagaatcattaaaagGGAGTTGAAAGGGACTCTTATAGGTCCTCTCATCCAAGtccccagcaatgaacagggacatctgtGGCtcagtcaggttgctcagagcagggtccagcctgatcttgattgtctccagggatggggcatccaccacttctcgGGGCAAACTGcttcagtgcctcactgccctgaTTGAAAAAAGTTCTTCTTCATATTAAATgtgaatctcccctcttttagtttgaaatcatttttctctgtcCTGTCAGAACacaccctgctaaagagtctgtcccctctTGTGTAACCTACTCTTGGGAGCCCACATTAGCAGGGAgattggacaagatgatctccagaggtcccttctgacttctatgattcttttattCTGTGGGAACCTGCTGCTTGCCTCACTAGCATCCCCAAGACCAGGAGAATGAACTGAATACTGAATGCAGAGAAACTGCACCACAGAATTTCACGAACATGTCCTTCCTCTATGGACAAATATGAGagaaaaagtgggaaaaaagaaaaaactcccCTTAAAAGTTGCtgctttttcccccagaaaacaattcttttgtttttgaactaGTGGCAAGGCATAACATTCACTTTCACAGCTCTGCCTTGGCACTAGTGCCCTATTCCTGCCTGGAAGGTTACTCAAAATTCCATGTGCCTCCATCCCTGCCATTGATGGTCCAGA contains these protein-coding regions:
- the LOC769841 gene encoding sulfotransferase 2B1 isoform X1 — protein: MVCRAAAPNSHPSTMPVHYVTYKGIKFPPAYNSVHSLSFAHNEFLVRDDDVFNITYPKSGTVWMTEILSLIRSHGHPSWNQTVLNSDRMPWFSTRLGLEAALSYPSPRLLTCHLPRHIFPKSFSHSTAKVIYTLRDPRDVVVSYFYFCKMCNSYEDPVSFEQFLRDFLSGELPHGSWFEHVRGWMQMKDRENFFFITYEELKQDLQGSVRRLCHFLGQNLDDDAISSVVQNASFMAMRQNPMCSSILLPADIMDQTKGQFLRKGICGDWKNHFTVAQTETFNRIYLEKMRGLNVAFPWDRDQDPDLTEQ
- the LOC769841 gene encoding sulfotransferase 2B1 isoform X2; amino-acid sequence: MPVHYVTYKGIKFPPAYNSVHSLSFAHNEFLVRDDDVFNITYPKSGTVWMTEILSLIRSHGHPSWNQTVLNSDRMPWFSTRLGLEAALSYPSPRLLTCHLPRHIFPKSFSHSTAKVIYTLRDPRDVVVSYFYFCKMCNSYEDPVSFEQFLRDFLSGELPHGSWFEHVRGWMQMKDRENFFFITYEELKQDLQGSVRRLCHFLGQNLDDDAISSVVQNASFMAMRQNPMCSSILLPADIMDQTKGQFLRKGICGDWKNHFTVAQTETFNRIYLEKMRGLNVAFPWDRDQDPDLTEQ